In Deinococcus irradiatisoli, the genomic stretch CCCACAGATCGCGGCGGGCGCGAACGAGGTAGGCGTACAGTTCGGGGATGTCCATGCGGCTCCTTATTTCCGGCGCTCAGCGCTCGTAGAAGGCGGGCGGCTCGATGCCCAGCGCGCGAAGGTACACGTAGCCTTCGCCCCGGTGATGCACCTCGTTGTCCACGGCGTAGATCGCCGCCACCCAGCCGGGCATCTCGCCCCAGGGCAGCGCGTGCTGCCGCTCGTAGAAGGCCGGGTTCACCTGCAGCAGTTCCTGTTCGATCTGCGCGGTCAGGGTGTCCCAGGCGCTCAGCAGTTCGCTCTTGTCGGAGGCCACACCCCCGCGCCAGTCGGGCATGGGCCACTCGCCGCTGAGCAGGCCGCGCAGGGTCAGTTCGCTCACCTGATGGATTTCCCAGGCCATCACCCCGAACGGGCGCATGCCGCCGAGGCTGAAGG encodes the following:
- a CDS encoding DinB family protein, yielding MMQTDAVTAATFLTPAGLLSHWQGHRRLTRRVIEAFPEDQLFTFSLGGMRPFGVMAWEIHQVSELTLRGLLSGEWPMPDWRGGVASDKSELLSAWDTLTAQIEQELLQVNPAFYERQHALPWGEMPGWVAAIYAVDNEVHHRGEGYVYLRALGIEPPAFYER